The sequence below is a genomic window from Gossypium hirsutum isolate 1008001.06 chromosome A11, Gossypium_hirsutum_v2.1, whole genome shotgun sequence.
cttaattagaataattaaattaacaaaaaaataaactgACTGAAATAAAGATACTATTTTAGATACCATTTTAAAGTGATTTGCGGtacaatttattcaaaaatttatataaatttttaatttttaaatgataatgtGAAACTATATTTAAgctttcatatttttaaaatttaaaaatctaaaataaatttaattaccaGATACAATACAAGTAATAAGTGATCATAGTCTGATTCTCTCCCTTAAAACCCTGCCCTGTCCCTTGCCCAAAATCGGCCACCTGTCGGTTTCTCAGCTGTTACCAGTCACCACTCTCTTTCGCTCTCGCACACACATTCTCTTTTACAATTTCAAAATCCCCAAAAATCCGCGAGTCTCTGATGGCGCAAAATAACCTtaaaccctcaataccctaaaacccttcttcttcttcttcttctttttttggtttTGAGAATCAGTGAAGTGAAATGGATGGAGTGAATAGCAGTAGTAATATCCAAAAAGATGATGCATCGACTAGCACCGGAGGAGCTCAAACGGCTGCACAACCTCAACCAAAGCCGAAGCCAGTCGTGGTGCAGAGTGCGAACGCGCCACCGCCTTTCTTGAGCAAGACTTACGATATGGTGGATGATCCCGCCACCGATGCCGTCGTTTCTTGGAGCTCAGCCAATAACAGTTTCATTGTTTGGAACCCGCCGGAGTTCGCACGGGATGTTTTGCCCAAGTATTTCAAGCACAACAACTTCTCCAGCTTCGTCAGGCAACTGAATACCTATGTACGtccccttttcatttttttaaaccttttgctttattattttaacatatatagtTATTGCAGTTAGTGTTTCAAAGCCTTAATTAGGAAAAAACAAATGGATGTGTTAAATTCTATTTGATTTACTTGATTATTAGGATTGTTCTGAATAGATTTAATTGTCCTGGAACTGATCAGCTCAAATAAAATCCATTTATGGTTGCTGAGAAGATTCAGGAAAACAAAAACCATAGAGGATGAGTTTGAGAAATCGTCCATGTGAAGCTAAATTTATAGGAACACGTTCAGGTCAGGAGTATATGATTGTATTGGTGGCAGCAAATCTGTGTTCTGGGTTAGGCTTTAGTTGCATTGGTTTTGATAACGGCCCTATCTAAactaaatgttatgtttatactGGGGACTTGATGGCTTTGTTCCATTTTCTCCCTAGTCATGGTTTTTGtgatttgaagttttaattttgcTTCCTTCTGAATTTTCTCAGCAACTAAATGGAGTAGAAAAGGGGAAGTTCGGAAAGATAGCAGGTCAAATGTTGATCATGACGTGGTCACAAAGGTTGTCAAAGGATAGTTACTGTTATATGTCTTTGTTTGTTGTCACTAGTTTACACATTTTTGAAGGACATTTAATATTAGACGTGGTTAGTAACTGAGGGGTGCATATGAATGTGTGACCAAGATAATCATCCAGTTCATATCCTGATAATCTATCACAAAAACACATACTTCATTATTCTAAGATCAGAGTTGAATTTCCTTTTAATAAATCATTGTGCCATACCACTCTTAAGAAAGTGGAAAAACTGCAGAATAAGTTAGATGtttgtgtattttttttttctgctATAAATGCAATTCTCAAActgtatttgtatttttttttatgtatgttgcatgtaatattcaaattcctctattttatatatatgtacatcatAAATATATACTCTATTCTGCTCATGCATGATCCTAGGTGTTTGATATTGGTTTTCATTCCATAAATATGAGATTCGGAActcagattatcaaaatggattaTATGTTCTATATTTTCTTATTATGCAAGAGCTACTTTTGAGCAGTATGTATCTTTGTTGGAAAACAAGAATATTGGTGCTTGTAAACTGTAGTTTGAGAATTGTTTCTTCTCATTGTTAAATGAAATCTTATGGTATTGTTTGGATTTGATTGTAGTTTATCCATGCTCCTCCACAGATTTGCTAGGGAATGGGATGTATATTACTTTGGCATCTTAGAACTGTGGGTGTTGCATTTTGTTTATCGCATGATCCTGCACAGGTTTCCTTTGGAGTGGGATATATGTTACTTTGGCATCTTTGTAGGTTGGCCGTTGCATATCATCACTTTCTTCATTAAATATTGCTTAACATTATAGACGCATGTATTCAGGTAAGCTTGTTTATTAGTTAAtgtctttaaaaatattttaggaTGTTCATGATATAGGTCCGCATCAAATACATGtacctttaaaaataataatggaatactGGTGTTGATTGAGGGTTCAGCCATTTTGGGATAACGGTGATAGGAAACCAGCAACAACTGAGAAGTAAATGTCTCTGCAAAATACTTTTTTAACTTAAAAGATACAGGTTAAAGTTTACATAAAATGGTATTAATTGTCTAATACTTCATCTGTTACTGGGAAATTGAGGTGAACTATGTGCAGCTGCTCTGAGACTAATTATGCTTTCGTTTGATGTGGCTTTGCCTTGAAAGCTTTAGCATTTTAAGGGAGAATAAAATCATACATGGACTTGGAAAGCTTTCTTCTAATTGATTGTGAATTTCTTTGTACCGAGTTTAGGCACTtcttagtgttttttttttttttttttgttattaactTCTTAGTGTTATTGTGTAAACATGTTTGGACCGTTTCTTGAGGTTCCTTTGAATCCAATTTCCAGCCACAGTGGCCTTTGTATTAGTTTTTGCAGTACTGTATTTATTTGCCTTCTGCAAGGTTTATTTTTTGCATAACATGGATATATTGTTCTTCCGCAACTAGAATTGCCTTGGAAGATGTGTGATTTTCCTTATTACTTCAGCTGtcagtaaaaattgaaatttcaaatttggtAGTCATAGTAATGTTAGAACCttatcttaaaattaaatttcaagtgaCGTTTGGGAAGGCTTGCTCATTTGTTATTCAATGTAGTTGAATTAGTTGACTCAAGCTTCCACCTCCTACTTGTGCTTGCCTATATAATCTCTACAGGAGTACTGTAATTGAGTCAAATTTCTGAGCGCAGTTTGAGCTCTTATTTGTTACTCTGTACCTTCTTTTGAGGTTAGACCAGTGTAAGAGGTTTCCTGATAAGGTTTGCCTTGGGATTATTTAAACTAGTTCCTATCGTGTATGAAATAGCTGTTCATCCTACCAGTGATTATAATGCTTTTAAGAGATGGATGTTTTATGTCTGTACTTATGAACTTCTTTTGCATAATTTGCTTTGGACTGTCATATTTACATAATTTCTTGTATTTTGTCAGTAACAATTCTGCTGAGTGATCTGTTTTCGTTTTCCccccatattttcttttcttgcctGTGTTTTGATAGGGTTTCCGGAAGGTTGATTCAGACCGATGGGAAGATTCGCAATGAGGATTTAAGGCCAGAAAGACCTGCTTCTAAACATTAGCCGCCGAAAGCCTGCCCAGGGCCATGGTCATCAGCAGACACAGCAAGCACATGGACAGAGTTCATCTGGGGGTGCTTGTGTTGAGGTTGGGGAATTTGGGCTTGAGGAAGAGGTTGAGGCGCTTAAGCGGGACAAGAATGTGCTTATGCAGGAACTTGTTAGGTTGAGGCAGCAGCAACAGTCTACAGATAACCAAATGCAAACCATGGCACGACAACTTCATGGGATGGAGCAGTGGCAGCTGCAGATGATGTCATTCTTGGCAAAGGCTGTCCAGAGCCCTGGATTTTTGGCTCAATTTATGCAGCAGAAAAATGAGAGCAATAGGCACATAACCGAAGCCAACAAGAAAAGGAGACTAAAACAGGATGGTATTGTTGATAATGAGCATTCTGCTGCCTCTGATGGACAGATTGTTAAATATCAGCCTTTGACGAATGATGCTAAAGCAATGCTCAGGCAGATTGTAAAAGGGGATACTTCTACCAGGCTTGACTCCATTAACAACTATCATGATAATTTCCTGGTTGGTGATGGTTTGTCATCATCTAGTGGATTGGATGGTGGGAAATCTTCAAGCCATGCATCAGGAATGACTCTTCAAGAGGTCCCACCAACTTCAGGGATCTCGGTGGGTCGCCTCTCAAGTGCCATATCTGAGATTCAATCTTCCCCATGTACAACATCTTCTGAAAAGATTACAACAACACAATCTACCGATTCGAGTGCACTGGTTGGAGGAGAAAAGGTCCCATCCATTTCCATTCCTCAAACAAATACAATTATGCCTGAACTTTCTCAAATACCAGAAATTGTCCCGGAAAGTGTTGTTGATATCCCCACCGAAGACTGCGTGGAGTCTGAAACTGGGAATGGGGGATTTATTGATCCCATTTGTTTGGTTCCCTTAGAACTTGATGACATTGCTCCTGATCCCGACATAGATGCCTTACTGGATAGTTCTAGTTTCTGGGATGACCTTATTGTGCAAGGTCCAGTGCCAGAGGATATTGAAACAATCTCAATGGATGATAAAGGCTAGGGAAGTGGGCAGCTGATGGACAAATCTTGGCATACGGATAAGTCTTCTTGATAACAAGATTGGCTAATCACATTTGTACAAAAATGTACATGGCCTTCAGTTCATTTGAGGTAAACCTGAAATTTTATCTGTCGACTTATATTCACATTATCCTCCATCTTTAGCCATTGGGAAATGACCAATGCCTTTCATGATGCACACACAATTTTGTTTTCAACTGCCGTAAAAaagggtaaaagtaccatgaaggctTTTTTATTACGAGTTAgattaaattttgtctttttactaaagaaatagacaaattagtccctgtatatTATATTAAAGAACAAGTTTATCatgtttgtaaatttttttttactgttaaaaactgacgcagctaacaaaataatcaaacagTTACATGTGACGTGTCACGTGTATCTTATTCTGACATATAAGGATCAGTTCTTTATAGTAAAAATGGATGGAATATTTAACAGTAGGATTATTTTGTTCTTTGATCTAACTTATAAAGTTgttcattttttgagtaaaaatgataaaatttaatttgacttaTAGTACAAAAGTGTACCTCTACTAAAAGGTAAAATTatccataaattttaaaagccttttgaaaatccatttacaactAACTAAAAGCTCCTTGAATTAACTCATAAACACCAGTAggcaaaaaaaaatagaaactcaTAAACACCCAGGGAACTGAACAAAAGGGACAACAAGGAGAGATAGACAGCTAGATTTCAAATAAGTAAAAGAAACCCTTAAATTGAAATCATGCCAATTGGACCATAGCTGTGGTGCTAACGGCATTTGTACATGTTCTCAGccctaaaataataatatcataaGAATCTTCTTTGTGAGAGGAGTCGAGGTTAAGGAATGAGATATCTATCTATGTCTATGAGTGTACCGGTGACTCGAATAAAGTTTTAATCTCCGTGGGTAGTCGCATTGCCACTGTCCTGTTACCACTGTTATGGTGAGCATTcgattaaattaagtaaaaaaattgagttaattaaatttacgagttttattttattttcttaactttatttgaaattttttgaatccGAGTTAAGTGAAATAAAACTTGGTTCGAGTTGGATCGAGTGAAATTActcgaattaaattaaaaaattaaaattttgttacaacataactaattctatgttagaGTACgtaaatttaaaactatatatatttgaaaaaagttCAAAGCAAAAAAAGAGAAGGTAAATGATAAACTTGAAGTATTAATCCATTTATTTAAgtccaaaaaattatttaaattttttttataattttaaaaaaatatatataaatattaaaatttttataaatattttgaaatttaaaaattattttgattttgatttttgtaatttttgttgaaaaaaatatcaatttactcatttttaaaatAGACAAGGATCAAAAAATATTTACACATCAATATGTCATTTGAATTGTAAAGTTTAACTTGACTCAAACTTGAAACCCAAATTACTTGACtcaaataactcaattcaattaacttgaaatttaatttttttgaattgaattaaatttaactcACCCCtaactaaaattaataaatttgtatTACACAAGTTAATGGAAATATTGGATCCAAAGTGTGTATGTATCCTCTTTTAATGGGGACTTATCTGACCAACAATCGTTTAAATCTTCCTATAATATGCAAAATGCAATATACAAGCACTTTATTTGTCAACCATTCTGGCGATTATAATTACAAACATTAAAACATTATATGAATATCCGAGCTTAAATTTAACTCGATTAAGCAATACAAAGCTCAAGCTCGGCTCAAAAATTCAACTTCAAATGGATTGAGTTTCATTTTCAAAGCTCAAGCTTGAACCAAAATGAAAACTAAATTATATGCTCATTTACTTAGTAAAGAGCAACTTGGTTTCAATCAATTGCTTCACACAGCAGACTTGAGAAAGGAATGCTTTTGAAGTCCTGCAAATCAATACAATGTAATTGCCTAATTCAGtcttaaaattgtaattttgtgagcAAAATACCATGATTGCCCTTATACTAGAAATCGCTGTACATCAGCATAAAATGCACATGGCACGCCACATTTAATAATCTGATTATTCTGCCAACCAtgtcagtttttaacagtagaaatagatgaaatttttaacgaaaggaatcaattattctttgatctaatatatagagactaatttgcccatcttttgagtaaagggggcaaaatgcaatgaCTCTTAGTACAAAGATCTCCATTGAACTTTTCTCTGACTTTGTGCCGTTACTTTCCAAATCTGGTTTTCAATCCACAATTTTGCAGATCCAATCTCAACAAAGCATTGCTTAAACATAATCGAAAAATACTCAGTAAATTGATCAAATGAAAATAGCAATATATTATTCACTAAGCTTTAGTGAAGTAACAGAAAAGTCAATGCTGTGCCAATCCCATTAAAACAGATATTGAATATAGATGGCAATGGCAATTCTAATATTGATCCAGAACAAAGGATAAATCTACGTCTAGACGAATACCGAAAACAATCGCAATTCGAAGCAAACAGCTTTTAAATCCTTGGTAGAACAATGATCAATCGCTCTTACCCTCCTGAGATCCAAGTTCTTGCAAGTAATGTTCGGCTTCCAAGGCTGCCATGCACCCTGCATTGTTGCAAACACAGATTTTAGTTCAAGTAAACTACAACTCCATGGCAACACTGCATAGCAATATGCATGTTTTGCAGATTCAAAAGAAATGGATTCGGGTTTGCTATATGAACCATTA
It includes:
- the LOC107923678 gene encoding heat shock factor protein HSF8-like (The RefSeq protein has 3 substitutions, 3 frameshifts, 1 non-frameshifting indel compared to this genomic sequence), which produces MDGVNSSSNIQKDDASTSTGGAQTAAQPQPKPKPVVVQSANAPPPFLSKTYDMVDDPATDAVVSWSSANNSFIVWNPPEFARDVLPKYFKHNNFSSFVRQLNTYGFRKVDSDRWEFANEGFLRGQKDLLLNISRRKSAQGHGHQQTQQAHGQSSSGGACVEVGEFGLEEEVEALKRDKNVLMQELVRLRQQQQSTDNQMQTMARQLHGMEQWQLQMMSFLAKAVQSPGVLAQFMQQKNESNRHITEANKKRRLKQDGIVDNEHSAASDGQIVKYQPLTNDAKAMLRQIVKGDTSTRLDSINNYHDNFLVGDGLSSSSGLDGGKSSSHASGMTLQEVPPTSGISVGRLSSAISEIQSSPCTTSSEKITTTQSTDSSALVGGEKVPSISIPQTNTIMPELSQIPEIVPESVVDIPTEDCVESETGNGGFIDPICLVPLELDDIAPDPDIDALLDSSSFWDDLIVQGPVPEDIETISMDDKS